GGCTGGCGGCGGCGACCTGGACCTTTTCCACAAGCGCGGGGGCAACCGTGCTGACCCCGCGCAGTGCCCGCGAAGCGGTGATCGGGGAAACCCCGGAAAGCCTGGCAACTTCCGCCAGGGTGGGACGACCGGTAGTACGAGAGCCAATGCGGGTCATGAGGGGTTTTATTTTCGACTTGCAAAGAATGGGGAACGGGCACTAAGGTAGCGCTGTCTCAGACCACAGGCAATGCAAAACTGCATGAGGCCAGGAATGAGCATCCAGACTGCTTTTACAAAATCAATAACATCTGGGTGGGAAGCGCCCGAGACGTTAGCCGTCTCGCTTCAAGATAGCGCTATCTTGCCCTGCAGGAGGTACCGATGAACCCACCCCTCTCCGCGATTGTGGTCATGGGCGTCGCTGGCTGTGGCAAGAGCTACGTCGGTGCCGCCATTGCAGGCCTGAGCGGCGGTCGCCTGATCGAAGGCGACGACTTCCACCCCGCTGCCAATATCCAGAAAATGAGTGCCGGCATCCCCCTGGACGACGACGACCGTGCCGGTTGGCTGATTCGCCTGGGCGAGGAACTGCAAGCGTGCCTGAAGGCCGGCGAGCGTCCGATCCTCACCTGCTCGGCGCTGAAGAAGCGCTACCGCGATGCCCTGCGCCATGCCGTGCCGGACCTGGGCTTCGTGTTTCTCGATCTCACCCCCGCTGAAGCCAGCCGCCGCGTGCTCGCCCGCCCCGGCCACTTCATGCCCGCCAGCCTGATCGACAGCCAGTTCGCCGCCCTCGAACGGCCCAACAGCGAGCCGCTGACCCTGGCGCTGGACGCCACCCTGGCGGTGGACAAGCTGGCCATCGAGGTAGACCAGTGGCTAAAGCCCTGCGGTGAACCGCTGCTGGCGCGAACGGCCTGACCCTGGCTGTTTTTTCGGCTCACCAAAGATAGCGCTGTCTCGACCCGTAAACGCTGTAATAGTTCCGCCCACAACAATGACAATACGAGGCACTGAACCATGTTTGGTTTGGCAACTGATACCTACCTGCTGCTCGATGCGGTGGTCACCATCATCGGCCTGGTGCTGCTGATCACTCACTTCAAGGTCCACCCCTTTGTCGCCCTGACCCTGGCGGCCGGTTTTCTCGGCCTGACCTCGGGCATGCCGGTGGCCAAGGTGATGAAATCATTCCAGGACGGCTTCGGTGGCGTGCTGGGTTTTGTCGGCATCGTCCTGGCCCTGGGCACCATGCTCGGCAAGCTGATGGCCGACTCCGGCGGCGCCGACCAGATCGCCCAGACACTGATCCGCGCCTTCGGTAAACAGAAGGTGCACTGGGCGATGATGTTCGCCGCTTTCCTGGTGGGCATTCCGCTGTTCTTCGAGATCGGCTTCGTGCTGTTGATCCCGCTGGTGTTCATCGTCGCCCGGCGCTCCGGGGTGTCGTTGATCAAGATCGGCATTCCGCTGCTGGCCGGCTTGTCGGTGGTCCACGGCCTGGTGCCGCCGCACCCGGGGCCGCTGCTGGCGATCGGCATTTTCAACGCCGACATCGGCAAAACCATTTTCTACGGGCTGATCGTCGCCCTGCCCACGGCGATCATTGCCGGTCCCCTGTACGGCAACTTCATCTCCAAATACATCCCGGGCAACCCCAACAAGGAGCTGATGGAGCAGATCGCCCGCGAGTCCGACCAGCAGAACCTGCCCAGCTTCAGCATCACCCTGATCACCGTGCTGCTGCCGGTGTTCCTGATGCTGCTGAAAACCTTCGCCGACGTGGTGCTACCGGCCGAGCACATCGTGCGCCAATGGATGGACCTGATCGGCCACCCGATCAGCGCCCTGCTTGCCGCCTTGCTGCTGGCGTTCTACACCTTTGGCGCGGCGCGCGGGTTCTCCCGCCAGCAGATCATGAAGCTGCTTGACCAGAGCCTGGCGCCGACGGCGGCGATCATCCTGATCGTCGGTGCCGGCGGTGGCTTCAAGCAGATGCTGGTCGATACCGGGGTGGGTAATGTGATCGGGCAGATGGCCGTGCAGGCACAGATTTCGCCGATCATGCTGGCCTGGCTGGTGGCGGCGGTGATTCGTATCGCCACCGGTTCCGCGACGGTGGCGACCATTACCGGCGCGGGCATCGTTGCGCCAGTGATCGGCATGATGCCGGGGGTCAACCGTGAACTGCTGGTATTGGCGACCGGCGCCGGCTCGTTGATTTTGTCGCACGTCAACGATGCCGGCTTCTGGCTGGTGAAACAGTACTTCAACATGACCGTGGCCGAGACCTTCAAGACCTGGAGCATGATGGAGACCATCCTCTCGGTGGTCGGCATCATCTTTATCATGCTGCTGTCGTTGGTGGTTTGAGGGCCTCATCGCGGGGCAAGCCCGCTCCTGCACTGTAGGAGCGGGCTTGCCCCGCGAGGCTGTTAAAAGGCTGCTTTAAAGATCGCCTCGATCTCCGTCTGACTGGCCACCCGCGGGTTGGTCAGACCGCAGGCATCCTTCAGGGCATTGGCCGCCAGGGTCGGAATATCGGCCTCCTTGGCCCCCAGCACCGCCAGCCCCGGCGCAATATCAATGGCCCGCGACAGCTGCTCGATCGCCGCCAGGGCGGCATCGCTGCCCTGCTCGGCACTCATGGCGCTGACATCCACGCCCATGGCCTTGGCCACATCGCGCAGGCGCGCGGCGCTGACGCTGGCGTTGAAGCGCTGCACATGGGGCAGCAGCACCGCGTTGCACACGCCATGGGGCAAGTCATAAAAACCGCCGAGCTGGTGGGCCATGGCATGCACGTAACCCAGCGAGGCGTTGTTGAACGCCATGCCGGCGAGGAACTGGGCGTAGGCCATGTTTTCCCGGGCCTTGAGGTCGCTGCCGTCGGCCACGGCCTGGCGCAGGTTGTCGCTGATCAGCTCGATGGCCTTGATCGCGCAGGCGTCGGTGATCGGCGTGGCGGCAGTGGAAACGTAGGCCTCGATGGCGTGGGTCAGGGCATCCATGCCGGTGGCCGCGGTCAAGCCCTTGGGCATGCCGACCATCAGCGCCGGGTCGTTGACCGACAGCAGCGGCGTGACGTTGCGGTCGACAATGGCCATTTTCACGTGGCGCGCTTCGTCGGTGATGATGCAGAAGCGGGTCATCTCACTGGCGGTGCCGGCGGTGGTGTTGATGGCAATCAGCGGCAGTTGCGGCTTGGCCGACTGGTCCACCCCTTCGTAATCACGGATATGCCCGCCGTTGGTGGCGCACAGGGCAATGCCCTTGGCGCAGTCATGGGGCGAGCCGCCGCCCAGGGAAATCACGCAGTCGCAACGCTCGCGCTGCAACAGCGCCAGGCCCTGCTCGACGTTGGCAATGCTCGGGTTGGGCTTGGCGCCATCGAAGATCGCCGAGTCGATGTCGCGCATCGCCAGCATTTCGGCAATGCGCTCGGCGATCCCGGCCTTGGCCAGGCCCGCGTCGGTGACGATCAGGGCCTTGCGCAGGCCGTATCCGGCAATGGCAGCCATCGCCTCTTCGAGGCAATCGATGCCCATGATGTTGACGGCGGGGATGAAAAACGTGCTGCTCATGGCGAAATCCTCATGCAATGTTCCTTTGCCATGAGGATCCGCCTGTCTGCCCTGCCCCGTGTTGATCTGAGTCAGCCGAGGAACAGCCGGTAGGCCGGGTTGTCGCTTTCGTCCCAGTAGCGGTAGCCCATGGCGTCCAGCGCTGCGGGCAGGCCGGCCTGTTCGTCCTGCGGCACTTCCAGGGCGGCAAACACCCGCGCTTCGGCGGCGCCGTGGTTGCGGTAGTGGAACAGGCTGATGTTCCAGCGCTTGCCCAGGCACTCGAGAAAGCCCAGCAAGGCCCCCGGACGCTCGGGGAATTCAAAGCGCAGCACGCGCTCGTCCGCCCCAGGCCCGGCATGCCCGCCCACGGTGTGGCGCACGTGGGCCTTGGCCAGTTCGTTGTCGGTCAGGTCGAGCACGCTGTAGCCCTGTTCGCGCAGGCTGGCCAGCAACTGGTCGCGCGGGTCGGTCTGCGGATGGGTCTGCACGCCAACGAACAGCCGCGCCTCCTTGCCGGGGTAGTAGCGGTAGTTGAACTCGGTGATCTGGCGCTTGCCCAGGGCCTGGCAAAAGGCGCGGAAACTGCCCGGCTGCTCGGGGATGGTTACGGCGATGATCGCTTCGCGCTGCTCGCCCAGTTCGGCGCGCTCGGCAACATGGCGCAGGCGGTCGAAATTGACGTTGGCACCGGAGTCGATCGCCACCAGGGTCTGACCCTGGGCGCCTTCGCGGGCCACGTACTTCTTGATCCCGGCCACGGCCAAAGCGCCGGAAGGTTCGGTGATCGAGCGGGTGTCGTCGTAGATGTCCTTGATCGCCGCGCACAGCTCGTCGCTGCTGACGGTGATGACCTCATCGACATAGTGGCGGCACAACTCGAAGCAATGGGCGCCGATCTGCGCCACCGCCACGCCTTCGGCAAAGCTGCCGACCTGGGCCAGCACCACCCGCTCGCCGGCGGCCATGGCCGCTTGCAGGCAGTTCGAGTCCTGCGGCTCGACGCCGATCACCTTGACCTCGGGGCGCAGGTACTTGACGTAGGCGGCGATGCCGGCGATCAGGCCGCCGCCACCGACCGGAACGAAGATCGCATCCAGCGCGCCGGGTTGCTGACGGAGGATCTCCATGGCCACCGTGCCTTGACCGGCGATCACGTCGGGGTCGTCGAACGGCGGCACGAAGGTCGCGCCTTCGCTATCGGCCAATTTCAGCGCATGGGCCAGGGCGTGGGGGAAGCTTTCGCCGTGCAGCACCACCTGGCCGCCGCGCGAACGCACGCCTTCGACCTTGAGCTCCGGGGTGGTGGTCGGCATCACGATAGTGGCGCGCATGCCCAGTTCGCGGGCGGCCAAGGCCACGCCCTGGGCGTGGTTGCCGGCGGACGCGGTGATCACCCCGCGCTGGCGCTGGGCCGGGCTCAGGCGGCTGAGACGGGTGTAGGCGCCGCGGATCTTGAAGGAAAAGGTCGGCTGCAGGTCTTCGCGCTTGAGCAACACCTGGTTGCCAAGGCTGCGCGACAGCGCCGGCGCCGCTTGCAGGGGCGTTTCGATCGCCAGGTCGTACACCGGCGCCGCAAGAATGCGCCGCACGTAGTCAGACAGCAGGTTCAGCGGC
This portion of the Pseudomonas sp. SORT22 genome encodes:
- a CDS encoding gluconokinase, which codes for MNPPLSAIVVMGVAGCGKSYVGAAIAGLSGGRLIEGDDFHPAANIQKMSAGIPLDDDDRAGWLIRLGEELQACLKAGERPILTCSALKKRYRDALRHAVPDLGFVFLDLTPAEASRRVLARPGHFMPASLIDSQFAALERPNSEPLTLALDATLAVDKLAIEVDQWLKPCGEPLLARTA
- a CDS encoding GntP family permease; protein product: MFGLATDTYLLLDAVVTIIGLVLLITHFKVHPFVALTLAAGFLGLTSGMPVAKVMKSFQDGFGGVLGFVGIVLALGTMLGKLMADSGGADQIAQTLIRAFGKQKVHWAMMFAAFLVGIPLFFEIGFVLLIPLVFIVARRSGVSLIKIGIPLLAGLSVVHGLVPPHPGPLLAIGIFNADIGKTIFYGLIVALPTAIIAGPLYGNFISKYIPGNPNKELMEQIARESDQQNLPSFSITLITVLLPVFLMLLKTFADVVLPAEHIVRQWMDLIGHPISALLAALLLAFYTFGAARGFSRQQIMKLLDQSLAPTAAIILIVGAGGGFKQMLVDTGVGNVIGQMAVQAQISPIMLAWLVAAVIRIATGSATVATITGAGIVAPVIGMMPGVNRELLVLATGAGSLILSHVNDAGFWLVKQYFNMTVAETFKTWSMMETILSVVGIIFIMLLSLVV
- the yiaY gene encoding L-threonine dehydrogenase codes for the protein MSSTFFIPAVNIMGIDCLEEAMAAIAGYGLRKALIVTDAGLAKAGIAERIAEMLAMRDIDSAIFDGAKPNPSIANVEQGLALLQRERCDCVISLGGGSPHDCAKGIALCATNGGHIRDYEGVDQSAKPQLPLIAINTTAGTASEMTRFCIITDEARHVKMAIVDRNVTPLLSVNDPALMVGMPKGLTAATGMDALTHAIEAYVSTAATPITDACAIKAIELISDNLRQAVADGSDLKARENMAYAQFLAGMAFNNASLGYVHAMAHQLGGFYDLPHGVCNAVLLPHVQRFNASVSAARLRDVAKAMGVDVSAMSAEQGSDAALAAIEQLSRAIDIAPGLAVLGAKEADIPTLAANALKDACGLTNPRVASQTEIEAIFKAAF
- the ilvA gene encoding threonine ammonia-lyase, biosynthetic — encoded protein: MTSLAVSPRTPAAPLNLLSDYVRRILAAPVYDLAIETPLQAAPALSRSLGNQVLLKREDLQPTFSFKIRGAYTRLSRLSPAQRQRGVITASAGNHAQGVALAARELGMRATIVMPTTTPELKVEGVRSRGGQVVLHGESFPHALAHALKLADSEGATFVPPFDDPDVIAGQGTVAMEILRQQPGALDAIFVPVGGGGLIAGIAAYVKYLRPEVKVIGVEPQDSNCLQAAMAAGERVVLAQVGSFAEGVAVAQIGAHCFELCRHYVDEVITVSSDELCAAIKDIYDDTRSITEPSGALAVAGIKKYVAREGAQGQTLVAIDSGANVNFDRLRHVAERAELGEQREAIIAVTIPEQPGSFRAFCQALGKRQITEFNYRYYPGKEARLFVGVQTHPQTDPRDQLLASLREQGYSVLDLTDNELAKAHVRHTVGGHAGPGADERVLRFEFPERPGALLGFLECLGKRWNISLFHYRNHGAAEARVFAALEVPQDEQAGLPAALDAMGYRYWDESDNPAYRLFLG